In one Oryzias latipes chromosome 13, ASM223467v1 genomic region, the following are encoded:
- the LOC101165744 gene encoding synaptosomal-associated protein 25 isoform X1 — MASNRLDPPILTEQEELQRRANQVTDESLESTRRMIQLVEESKDVGIRTVVMLDEQGEQLERIEEGMDSINRDMREAEKNLTDMAQCCGLCFWPLRKLKAFEESGAYKAVWGGATSQDGVVSNQPPPSSRVVDEREQMIMSGGHIRRVTNDAREDEMEENLAHVGSIVGNLKSMALDIGSELESQNDQIDRIRDKANLNVSRIDAANQKANNLMKR, encoded by the exons ATGGCCAGCAACCGCTTGGACCCGCCCATCCTGACCGAGCAGGAGGAGCTACAGAGGAGAGCCAATCAGGTCACAGATGAG TCTCTGGAGAGCACGCGGCGGATGATTCAGCTGGTGGAAGAG AGCAAAGATGTCGGCATCCGGACTGTGGTGATGTTAGACGAACAAGGAG AGCAGCTGGAGCGAATTGAGGAAGGCATGGACTCCATCAACAGAGACATGAGAGAGGCTGAGAAGAACCTGACAGACATGGCCCAGTGCTGTGGTCTGTGCTTCTGGCCACTCAGGAA ATTGAAGGCTTTTGAAGAGAGTGGGGCGTACAAGGCCGTTTGGGGCGGAGCCACCAGCCAGGACGGCGTGGTGTCCAACCAGCCGCCGCCGTCGTCCCGCGTGGTGGACGAGCGGGAACAGATGATCATGAGTGGAGGACACATTCGGAG GGTGACCAACGACGCCCGAGAGGACGAGATGGAGGAGAACCTGGCCCACGTGGGCAGCATCGTGGGGAACCTGAAGAGTATGGCCCTGGACATCGGTAGTGAGCTGGAATCCCAGAACGATCAGATCGATCGGATTCGTGACAAG gCCAACCTCAACGTGTCTCGCATCGACGCCGCCAACCAAAAAGCCAACAACCTCATGAAGCGATAG
- the LOC101165744 gene encoding synaptosomal-associated protein 25 isoform X2, with protein sequence MASNRLDPPILTEQEELQRRANQVTDESLESTRRMIQLVEESKDVGIRTVVMLDEQGEQLERIDEGLDQINSDMKEAEKNLTDLGKCCGLCNCEKLKAFEESGAYKAVWGGATSQDGVVSNQPPPSSRVVDEREQMIMSGGHIRRVTNDAREDEMEENLAHVGSIVGNLKSMALDIGSELESQNDQIDRIRDKANLNVSRIDAANQKANNLMKR encoded by the exons ATGGCCAGCAACCGCTTGGACCCGCCCATCCTGACCGAGCAGGAGGAGCTACAGAGGAGAGCCAATCAGGTCACAGATGAG TCTCTGGAGAGCACGCGGCGGATGATTCAGCTGGTGGAAGAG AGCAAAGATGTCGGCATCCGGACTGTGGTGATGTTAGACGAACAAGGAG AACAGCTGGAGCGCATAGACGAGGGTTTGGATCAGATAAACTCGGATATGAAGGAGGCAGAGAAAAACCTGACAGACCTCGGCAAATGCTGCGGCCTCTGCAACTGTGAGAA ATTGAAGGCTTTTGAAGAGAGTGGGGCGTACAAGGCCGTTTGGGGCGGAGCCACCAGCCAGGACGGCGTGGTGTCCAACCAGCCGCCGCCGTCGTCCCGCGTGGTGGACGAGCGGGAACAGATGATCATGAGTGGAGGACACATTCGGAG GGTGACCAACGACGCCCGAGAGGACGAGATGGAGGAGAACCTGGCCCACGTGGGCAGCATCGTGGGGAACCTGAAGAGTATGGCCCTGGACATCGGTAGTGAGCTGGAATCCCAGAACGATCAGATCGATCGGATTCGTGACAAG gCCAACCTCAACGTGTCTCGCATCGACGCCGCCAACCAAAAAGCCAACAACCTCATGAAGCGATAG
- the LOC101172259 gene encoding myb-related transcription factor, partner of profilin: MATVWREEDEEFRAGGVMMKAKPRFSFHEIKVLLNAVTKNRYILLKKFNQGVSAETKKQTWAEITEQVNGLGENHRQVRQIMKKWADLKCDGKRRIAALRGPNGSNMRKKKMGPVEKMVHKILMLSPETDSINDQDLEEDDDLAKFTTPASGSHFSYLNLSDSSHPFSGEAFEVSPTSTPEKDLGDPLQSSSDIDLPDEEEPVMSFEDDSAFSYPPPLPPPAPLLDDAQLKWKPVQTYSRSGQNQNSGRAAASTSAVPPPSPPAPSASAAVVANGTCSPPAPAPTPIAPSPPLPAARAAPTIAAPSPVCPPSSSSSGPLPAGASQHRVQDQVSVLAAQSLRQQQAGRVLLASVSQSLEALAQSVQLLVESQQEFVTESLQLQRDTVEVLRDFSNTALGMLRDKAGGGQPGGQQQHPHATPRF; encoded by the exons ATGGCGACCGTGTGGCGCGAGGAGGACGAGGAGTTTAGAGCGGGGGGCGTGATGATGAAGGCCAAGCCCAGGTTCTCCTTCCATGAGATCAAAGTGCTGCTGAACGCCGTGACCAAGAACAGATACATCCTGCTGA aGAAGTTCAATCAGGGGGTGTCGGCAGAAACCAAGAAGCAGACGTGGGCGGAGATCACCGAGCAGGTCAACGGTCTGGGGGAGAACCACCGGCAG GTGCGGCAGATCATGAAGAAGTGGGCGGACCTGAAGTGCGACGGGAAGAGGCGCATCGCCGCCTTACGCGGCCCCAACGGCAGCAAcatgaggaagaagaagatgggCCCCGTGGAGAAGATGGTCCACAAGATCCTGATGCTGAGTCCTGAGACGG ATTCCATCAATGACCAAGACCTGGAAGAGGACGACGACCTGGCAAAATTCACGACCCCCGCCTCAGGAAGCCACTTCTCCTACCTGAACCTGAGTGACAGCTCCCACCCCTTCTCGGGGGAGGCCTTCGAGGTGTCGCCCACCTCCACCCCGGAGAAGGATCTGG GTGACCCTCTGCAGTCGTCCTCCGACATCGACCTGCCGGATGAAGAAG aACCAGTCATGAGTTTCGAGGACGACTCTGCGTTCTCCTACCCCCCGCCGCTGCCTCCACCCGCCCCCCTGCTGGACGACGCCCAGCTGAAGTGGAAGCCGGTCCAGACCTACTCCAGGAGCggccagaaccagaacagcGGCAGAGCCGCGGCCTCCACCTCCGCCGTTCCCCCACCCTCTCCCCCAGCCCCCTCTGCTTCGGCGGCTGTTGTGGCCAATGGTACCTGTTCCCCCCCTGCACCCGCCCCGACCCCCATCGCCCCGTCCCCTCCACTTCCTGCTGCCAGAGCTGCCCCGACCATCGCCGCCCCTTCCCCCGTGTGCCCgcccagctcctcctcctcgggGCCCCTCCCCGCGGGGGCGTCCCAGCACAGGGTTCAGGACCAGGTGTCGGTTCTGGCGGCGCAGAGCCTGCGGCAGCAGCAGGCGGGCCGCGTGCTGCTGGCCTCCGTGTCCCAGTCTCTGGAGGCGCTGGCGCAGTCGGTGCAGCTGCTGGTGGAGAGCCAGCAGGAGTTCGTGACGGAGTCGCTGCAGCTGCAGCGGGACACGGTGGAGGTCCTGAGGGACTTCTCCAACACGGCGCTCGGCATGCTGAGGGACAAGGCCGGCGGGGGGCAGCCGGGGGGCCAGCAGCAGCATCCTCATGCCACGCCGCGCTTCTGA